Proteins found in one Salinimonas lutimaris genomic segment:
- a CDS encoding acyl-CoA thioesterase: MSHPTPFETTFDVRFCETDALGHVGNTVLVQWFEAARDPIFSFFTPELDINNWPLILASYKVDFHQQLYYGKPVTIKTYISRIGGSSFDVHQQVWQNEQHCATGLTTLVHFDFATQRSAPISDEVKAEMARHLLEQ; the protein is encoded by the coding sequence ATGTCTCACCCTACTCCCTTTGAAACCACTTTTGATGTGCGTTTTTGTGAAACTGACGCACTGGGCCATGTGGGCAATACTGTATTGGTACAGTGGTTTGAAGCAGCCCGGGATCCCATTTTTTCTTTTTTCACGCCAGAGTTAGATATCAACAACTGGCCTCTCATACTGGCCAGTTATAAGGTCGACTTTCATCAACAGCTTTATTACGGCAAGCCGGTAACAATTAAAACTTATATCAGCCGCATTGGCGGTAGTTCGTTTGATGTGCACCAGCAGGTTTGGCAAAACGAGCAGCACTGCGCGACCGGGCTGACCACGCTGGTTCACTTTGACTTTGCCACCCAGCGGTCTGCGCCGATTAGCGATGAAGTTAAAGCCGAAATGGCCCGACACCTGCTGGAGCAATAA
- the ppa gene encoding inorganic diphosphatase — protein MSLNSVPAGKNAPDEVNVIIEIPAHANPVKYEVDKDSGAMFVDRFMATCMHYPVNYGYVNNTLSEDGDPVDVLVMTPFPIHSGSVIKCRPVGVLNMTDESGKDAKVLAVPVDKLSTIYRDVKEITDVPELTKQQIEHFFTHYKDLEPGKWVKIDGWEDAQAAKEEITGSMKRYEQNQ, from the coding sequence ATGAGTCTTAACTCTGTACCAGCGGGTAAAAACGCCCCTGATGAAGTCAACGTAATCATTGAGATTCCAGCACACGCGAATCCGGTAAAATACGAAGTAGATAAAGATTCTGGTGCGATGTTTGTTGACCGCTTCATGGCAACCTGCATGCACTATCCGGTAAATTACGGTTACGTAAACAACACCCTGTCAGAAGACGGTGACCCGGTTGACGTGCTGGTCATGACTCCGTTTCCTATTCACAGCGGTTCAGTCATTAAGTGTCGTCCGGTTGGCGTACTGAACATGACTGATGAGTCAGGCAAAGATGCAAAAGTACTGGCTGTGCCAGTGGATAAGCTGTCTACTATTTACCGTGACGTGAAAGAAATCACTGATGTGCCTGAGCTGACTAAACAGCAAATCGAGCACTTCTTCACGCACTATAAAGATCTTGAACCAGGTAAATGGGTTAAGATCGACGGTTGGGAAGACGCTCAGGCGGCCAAAGAAGAAATCACTGGCAGCATGAAGCGCTACGAACAAAACCAGTAA
- a CDS encoding phosphatase PAP2 family protein, with protein MLFKSLTKYDTDLFYLLHRPTIKRDCRAIIWMSKTGDGYLYFVIGMLLWAFEQEHGELFLSAALMAYALELPVYVILKKMFRRPRPCDLLADMTAHVTPSDKFSLPSGHTAAAWLMASIEAHFYPSFALLAYSWAALIGLSRILLGVHYPTDVIAGMLLGVTIASLSLFILG; from the coding sequence ATGCTTTTTAAATCCTTGACCAAGTACGATACCGATTTATTTTACCTGTTACACCGGCCAACCATTAAACGGGACTGCCGGGCCATTATCTGGATGTCTAAAACCGGCGATGGTTATCTGTATTTTGTCATCGGTATGTTGTTATGGGCATTTGAACAGGAACACGGCGAGCTGTTTTTAAGCGCCGCCCTGATGGCCTATGCGCTGGAGTTGCCGGTCTACGTAATCCTGAAAAAAATGTTCAGACGCCCCCGCCCCTGTGACTTGCTGGCCGATATGACCGCTCACGTGACGCCATCTGACAAATTCAGTCTGCCATCCGGACATACTGCTGCCGCCTGGCTGATGGCCAGTATCGAGGCCCACTTTTATCCGTCGTTCGCCTTACTGGCCTATAGCTGGGCAGCGCTGATTGGGTTATCACGAATTCTGCTGGGCGTACATTATCCCACAGATGTGATAGCCGGTATGTTACTGGGCGTCACTATCGCCTCTTTAAGTCTGTTTATTCTGGGATGA
- a CDS encoding DUF3299 domain-containing protein, translated as MKKVVCMAMAGLLLVLTSSVWADEPPEVYWEDLVPEGFNELDAPPASHDGKMTQLQPDAPVVHTYNGQVVRIPGFVVPLEGTAEKTTEFLLVPYFGACIHVPPPPSNQIVHVTFAEGVAIDDLYDAVWVTGTLSTEGWKGEIASVGYQLTGISVAPF; from the coding sequence ATGAAAAAAGTAGTCTGTATGGCAATGGCGGGGTTGCTGTTGGTACTGACCAGTAGTGTGTGGGCAGACGAGCCGCCCGAAGTTTACTGGGAAGATCTGGTACCCGAAGGATTTAACGAACTGGATGCGCCGCCCGCGTCTCACGACGGTAAGATGACGCAGCTACAGCCCGATGCGCCGGTGGTGCACACCTACAACGGACAAGTGGTCAGGATCCCTGGGTTTGTGGTGCCGTTGGAAGGTACTGCAGAGAAAACCACAGAATTTTTGCTGGTACCTTACTTTGGGGCCTGTATTCATGTGCCGCCGCCGCCGTCTAATCAGATTGTGCATGTGACATTTGCCGAAGGCGTGGCAATTGACGATTTGTACGATGCGGTCTGGGTCACCGGCACCTTGTCAACCGAGGGGTGGAAGGGAGAAATTGCTTCTGTGGGATATCAGTTAACCGGGATTTCAGTAGCGCCGTTTTAA
- the lptM gene encoding LPS translocon maturation chaperone LptM: protein MLKKLSILCIFALLSSLITGCGYRGDLYLPDEAQQNQTAQQDGTPAEPSGDRN from the coding sequence GTGCTTAAGAAACTTTCCATACTGTGTATTTTTGCCCTGTTATCATCCCTGATCACAGGGTGCGGCTATCGCGGCGACCTTTATCTGCCGGATGAAGCCCAGCAAAATCAGACAGCCCAGCAGGACGGCACGCCCGCAGAACCTTCGGGAGACCGTAACTAG
- a CDS encoding flavin prenyltransferase UbiX: MTDKRITLAITGASGAPYALRLLELLVKAEYQVFVLISSAAKVVFATEEDMKIPARPDAAAAFFTQRFGAAKGQITVCGKEEWFSPVASGSAAPKQMVVCPCSTGSLSAIANGASDNLIERAADVVIKERGQLILVPREMPLSSIHLEHMLKLSQMGVTIMPAAPGFYHQPKSISDLVDFVVARILDHLGLDQQLMARWGYQHST; this comes from the coding sequence ATGACAGATAAACGCATTACGCTGGCCATCACCGGAGCTTCAGGTGCACCGTATGCCCTGCGCCTACTCGAACTGCTGGTTAAAGCTGAGTATCAGGTATTTGTGCTGATTTCCTCTGCGGCCAAGGTGGTCTTTGCCACCGAAGAAGACATGAAAATTCCGGCCAGGCCGGATGCGGCCGCGGCGTTTTTCACCCAGCGCTTTGGCGCTGCTAAAGGCCAGATTACGGTCTGCGGTAAAGAAGAATGGTTCTCGCCGGTGGCATCAGGCTCTGCGGCGCCCAAACAGATGGTGGTATGCCCCTGCTCAACTGGCTCGCTTTCTGCTATTGCCAATGGGGCCAGCGACAACCTGATAGAACGGGCTGCTGATGTGGTGATTAAAGAACGCGGCCAGCTGATTCTGGTGCCCCGTGAAATGCCGCTGTCCTCTATTCATCTGGAGCACATGCTGAAATTGTCACAAATGGGGGTCACTATCATGCCTGCGGCTCCCGGCTTTTATCATCAGCCAAAAAGTATCAGTGATCTGGTCGATTTTGTCGTTGCCCGTATTCTTGACCATCTGGGTCTGGACCAACAATTGATGGCCCGCTGGGGTTATCAGCACTCAACATAA
- the mpl gene encoding UDP-N-acetylmuramate:L-alanyl-gamma-D-glutamyl-meso-diaminopimelate ligase: MHVHILGICGSFMGGIAAIAKSLGHTVTGSDTNVYPPMSTQLEALGITLTEGYDPAQFEPAPDMVIIGNAMSRGNPAVEYVLDRNLPYTSGPQWLLENLLNNRWVIGVSGTHGKTTTSSMIAWILEDAGLNPGFLIGGIPENFGISARIGDSPFFVIEADEYDSAFFDKRSKFVHYRPKTLVINNLEFDHADIFADLAAIQTQFHHLVRMVPQSGLILSPASEPAIEQTLNKGCWSEQQQLGKTWDAQLINPDGSVFAVIHNGVKVGEVHWTLLGQHNVNNGMMAIAAAHHAGVLLEDAIRALSGFENVKRRMEVKGRVNDITVYDDFAHHPTAIATTLDGLRNKVGQQRIIAVLEPRSNTMKMGIHQHTLAHSWQQADTVLVYEPAGMNWSLREAVQSSNTPTTCFNDVQEIVEAVALQTQPGDHILVMSNGGFEGIHQRLLDRLATV; encoded by the coding sequence ATGCACGTACATATTCTGGGCATCTGCGGCAGCTTCATGGGTGGAATTGCCGCCATCGCAAAATCTCTGGGCCATACCGTAACCGGTTCAGACACCAATGTTTATCCGCCCATGAGCACCCAGCTCGAAGCGCTGGGGATCACCCTGACCGAAGGTTATGATCCTGCACAGTTTGAGCCGGCGCCGGATATGGTGATTATTGGCAATGCCATGTCACGGGGAAATCCGGCGGTGGAGTATGTACTGGACCGTAATCTGCCCTATACCAGTGGCCCACAGTGGTTACTGGAAAACCTGCTCAACAATCGCTGGGTTATCGGTGTGTCCGGCACCCATGGTAAAACCACCACCAGCAGTATGATCGCGTGGATTCTGGAAGATGCCGGTCTGAACCCGGGCTTTCTGATCGGCGGTATTCCCGAAAACTTTGGTATTTCGGCGCGAATTGGCGACAGCCCTTTCTTTGTGATTGAAGCAGATGAATACGACAGCGCCTTTTTTGATAAACGCTCCAAGTTTGTTCATTACCGTCCCAAAACCCTGGTCATTAATAATCTGGAATTTGATCATGCTGATATTTTTGCGGATCTGGCAGCCATTCAGACCCAGTTCCATCATCTGGTGCGGATGGTTCCGCAAAGCGGACTGATTCTGTCACCGGCCAGCGAACCGGCCATTGAGCAGACCCTGAATAAAGGCTGCTGGAGTGAGCAGCAACAACTGGGGAAAACCTGGGATGCGCAGCTGATAAATCCCGATGGCAGTGTATTTGCCGTCATTCATAACGGGGTCAAAGTAGGCGAGGTTCACTGGACGTTACTGGGCCAGCATAATGTGAATAATGGCATGATGGCCATTGCTGCTGCCCATCATGCCGGGGTGCTGCTGGAAGATGCCATACGCGCCCTATCAGGCTTTGAAAATGTAAAGCGACGGATGGAAGTTAAAGGCCGGGTCAACGACATCACGGTGTACGACGATTTTGCCCATCACCCTACCGCCATTGCCACTACGCTGGACGGTTTGCGCAATAAAGTGGGGCAGCAGCGTATTATTGCCGTACTTGAACCACGCTCGAACACCATGAAGATGGGTATTCATCAGCACACCCTGGCCCACTCCTGGCAGCAGGCCGACACCGTACTGGTGTATGAACCGGCCGGAATGAACTGGTCATTGCGTGAGGCGGTACAAAGCAGCAACACTCCCACCACCTGTTTTAATGACGTACAGGAAATCGTTGAGGCAGTGGCGCTTCAGACCCAGCCTGGCGATCATATACTGGTAATGAGCAATGGCGGGTTTGAAGGTATTCACCAGCGGCTCCTTGACCGACTGGCAACCGTGTAA
- a CDS encoding class 1 fructose-bisphosphatase, protein MKRLNSQLQHDGAPLELILLIRTLLAGCKEISFRVSQGALAGVLGSTLSENVQGETQKKLDVISNQILKDTLRDSGYVKAISSEEEDTVVPCNPEGNYLVSFDPLDGSSNTEINSLIGTIFSITHAPQWMDADDPSAFLQPGTQMVAAGYVLYGPSTMLAMTTGRGTHIYTLDKTHGGFLLTHPNVQVPEQTSEFAINTSNQRHWEDPVQNYIGDLLAGTEGPRGKDYNMRWVAAMVGDIHRVLCRGGIFMYPFDKRNPSKPGKLRLLYEANPMAFLMEQAGGLANTGHGRIMEVMPTEIHQRVPTILGSKEEVEACLGYY, encoded by the coding sequence ATGAAACGATTAAACTCACAACTGCAGCACGATGGTGCACCGCTTGAACTGATTTTGCTTATTCGTACGTTACTGGCAGGCTGTAAAGAAATTTCCTTTCGCGTCAGTCAGGGCGCGCTGGCTGGTGTACTGGGCTCTACATTAAGTGAAAATGTTCAGGGCGAAACTCAAAAGAAGCTGGATGTCATTTCTAACCAGATTCTCAAAGACACCCTGCGTGACTCAGGCTATGTAAAGGCCATTTCATCGGAAGAAGAAGACACGGTGGTGCCTTGTAACCCTGAAGGTAACTACCTGGTGAGTTTTGACCCGCTGGATGGCTCTTCCAATACTGAAATCAACAGCCTTATCGGAACGATTTTTTCTATCACCCACGCCCCACAATGGATGGATGCCGACGACCCGTCTGCGTTTTTACAGCCCGGCACGCAAATGGTGGCTGCCGGCTATGTGCTGTATGGCCCGTCTACCATGCTGGCCATGACCACCGGTCGTGGGACGCATATCTATACGCTGGATAAAACCCACGGCGGTTTTCTGCTGACCCACCCAAATGTGCAAGTGCCAGAGCAAACCAGTGAGTTTGCGATTAACACATCAAACCAGCGCCACTGGGAAGATCCGGTACAAAACTATATTGGTGACTTGCTGGCCGGTACTGAAGGTCCGCGCGGTAAGGATTACAATATGCGCTGGGTAGCCGCTATGGTGGGCGATATACACCGGGTGTTATGTCGCGGCGGGATTTTTATGTACCCGTTTGATAAGCGCAACCCGTCTAAGCCGGGTAAATTACGCTTGTTATACGAAGCCAACCCGATGGCATTTTTGATGGAGCAGGCCGGTGGCCTTGCAAATACCGGACATGGCCGCATTATGGAGGTCATGCCAACTGAAATACATCAGCGCGTGCCAACCATTCTGGGCTCAAAAGAAGAAGTTGAAGCGTGTCTGGGATATTATTAG
- a CDS encoding patatin-like phospholipase family protein has translation MKKALVVEGGAMRGVFAAGVLDIFLARKQAFDFAIGVSAGATNLASFVSQIPGLNKTIITDYATKREFFSPLRFIRGGHMTDVHWLWHQCRSQLDERQATVATRTPLYVGVTNVDTGQCDYLQANHENIDDLMVASCSLPVAYRDQTRIGKHTYIDGGVADAIPVRKAYEMGAREITVVLSQPLGFEKPATKGSWLMEKMYGHQPALLDTLLRRPDIYNETLAFLRNPPADLTLNIIAPPAGFNVKRLTMARRKLERGYKLGKIAALRSLKEQRHDQAA, from the coding sequence ATGAAAAAAGCGCTGGTTGTTGAGGGTGGAGCCATGCGGGGCGTATTTGCCGCAGGGGTACTGGATATTTTTCTGGCACGCAAACAGGCGTTTGATTTTGCGATTGGCGTGTCTGCCGGTGCCACCAATCTGGCTTCTTTTGTATCGCAGATCCCCGGCCTGAATAAAACCATCATTACAGATTATGCCACCAAACGGGAATTTTTCAGTCCGCTTCGTTTTATTCGCGGCGGTCACATGACCGATGTTCACTGGCTATGGCATCAGTGCCGATCACAACTGGATGAGCGGCAGGCCACGGTAGCCACTCGCACCCCCTTGTATGTGGGGGTAACTAATGTGGATACCGGGCAGTGCGATTATCTGCAGGCCAATCATGAAAATATTGATGATTTAATGGTGGCCTCGTGTTCATTGCCGGTAGCCTACCGGGACCAGACCCGCATTGGTAAGCATACGTATATTGACGGTGGTGTGGCCGATGCGATTCCGGTGCGTAAAGCCTATGAAATGGGTGCCCGCGAAATTACCGTGGTATTGTCCCAGCCGCTGGGATTTGAAAAACCAGCGACCAAAGGCTCATGGCTGATGGAAAAGATGTATGGACATCAGCCTGCTTTGCTCGATACTTTGCTGCGCCGGCCTGATATCTACAATGAAACCCTGGCCTTTTTACGCAACCCGCCAGCCGACCTGACGCTGAATATCATTGCACCACCGGCAGGCTTTAATGTAAAACGCCTGACCATGGCCCGGCGTAAGTTGGAGCGCGGCTACAAGCTGGGTAAAATTGCGGCCTTACGCTCGCTCAAAGAACAGCGTCACGACCAGGCCGCCTGA
- a CDS encoding MJ1255/VC2487 family glycosyltransferase: protein MKILYGVQGTGNGHIARARIMATALQQRSDIEVDFVFSGRDASKYFDMEVFGQYQTYEGLSFITHHGKVDKWATLRNNHFSRFVADVKQFDASGYDLLINDFEPITAWAARRQRVPSISISHQAAFSYSVPKTGENVMDKVVMRFFAPTDVQLGVHWFHFNQPIVPPFVCEKPLPRPGKSHVLVYLPFEEINDIQQMLEPLSDQQFICYHPAIDAPLICGHIQWCPPSKAGFQNALQHSAGVIANGGFELSSEALQLGKKLLIKPLHGQFEQLSNVLTLNKLDLCQTLFQLDTDIVEEWLEAPENEPITFPDDPTVLIDWLKQGDLRNTKGLCDALWRQVKYGDKTREKLLSLAI from the coding sequence ATGAAAATATTGTATGGCGTACAGGGTACCGGTAATGGCCACATTGCCCGGGCCCGCATTATGGCAACCGCGCTGCAACAACGCAGTGACATCGAGGTAGACTTTGTGTTTTCCGGTCGCGATGCATCAAAGTATTTCGACATGGAGGTATTCGGTCAGTATCAGACCTATGAAGGCCTGAGCTTTATTACTCACCATGGCAAAGTCGATAAGTGGGCGACCCTGCGTAACAACCACTTTTCAAGGTTTGTGGCGGATGTAAAACAGTTTGATGCCAGCGGCTACGATTTATTAATCAACGACTTTGAACCTATCACAGCCTGGGCAGCACGGCGTCAGCGTGTCCCGTCTATTTCTATTTCCCACCAGGCTGCGTTTTCCTATTCGGTACCCAAAACCGGGGAAAATGTGATGGATAAAGTGGTCATGCGCTTTTTTGCTCCCACCGATGTACAGCTTGGCGTGCACTGGTTTCATTTCAATCAGCCCATTGTGCCGCCATTTGTGTGTGAGAAGCCCCTGCCCCGTCCGGGTAAGTCTCATGTGCTGGTATATCTGCCGTTTGAGGAAATCAATGATATTCAGCAAATGCTGGAGCCGTTAAGTGATCAGCAGTTTATTTGCTATCACCCGGCTATCGACGCCCCTCTTATCTGTGGTCACATTCAGTGGTGTCCGCCATCCAAGGCAGGCTTTCAAAATGCGCTGCAGCACAGCGCCGGCGTGATTGCCAACGGGGGATTTGAGTTATCCAGTGAAGCCCTTCAGCTCGGCAAAAAATTGCTGATAAAGCCGCTGCACGGGCAGTTTGAACAATTATCCAATGTACTGACGCTAAATAAGCTGGATTTATGTCAAACCCTGTTTCAGCTTGATACCGACATTGTTGAGGAATGGCTCGAAGCACCGGAAAATGAGCCTATCACCTTTCCCGATGATCCCACGGTATTAATCGACTGGCTCAAACAGGGGGATTTACGCAATACCAAGGGCTTGTGTGATGCGCTGTGGCGACAGGTCAAATATGGCGATAAAACGCGGGAAAAGCTTTTGTCTCTTGCAATTTGA
- a CDS encoding 2OG-Fe(II) oxygenase family protein, with protein sequence MNQQPTDFIEVIDDVLPAQLCQQIITQFENSENVRPGRTGGGVDLDKKRSHDVSFSENQEFASLFQPVMEQTSKALLDYMEKYFFALIGPIGLTVRHPESGEPVKLTQQNFAEVGKPNLPNLLNYLFRIGEINTQRYTAGEGGYPYWHSEVYPQLPHNDALHRMLLFMYYLNDVDEGGETEFFYQGRVIKPKAGRMVIAPGYFTHTHRGNIPESNDKYILTSWLLFNRAEHIYTQG encoded by the coding sequence ATGAATCAGCAGCCCACCGACTTTATTGAAGTGATTGACGATGTGTTACCTGCGCAGCTGTGTCAGCAAATTATCACCCAGTTTGAAAACAGTGAGAATGTCAGGCCGGGCAGAACCGGCGGCGGCGTCGATCTGGATAAAAAACGCAGTCATGATGTCAGTTTTAGTGAAAATCAGGAATTTGCCAGTTTGTTCCAACCGGTTATGGAGCAGACAAGTAAAGCGTTACTGGACTACATGGAAAAGTATTTTTTTGCCCTGATCGGGCCAATTGGTTTAACCGTGCGTCATCCTGAGTCAGGCGAACCGGTGAAGCTGACCCAGCAAAACTTTGCCGAGGTGGGTAAGCCTAACCTGCCCAATCTGCTCAACTACCTGTTTCGCATTGGAGAGATTAACACCCAGCGCTACACGGCCGGTGAAGGTGGTTATCCTTACTGGCATTCAGAGGTGTACCCGCAGTTACCCCATAACGATGCGCTGCATCGCATGCTGCTGTTTATGTATTATCTTAATGATGTGGATGAAGGTGGCGAAACTGAGTTTTTCTACCAGGGCCGGGTGATAAAACCCAAAGCCGGCCGCATGGTGATTGCACCGGGGTATTTTACCCATACCCACCGTGGCAATATTCCTGAAAGCAACGACAAATACATTCTGACCTCATGGCTGTTATTTAACCGCGCCGAGCATATTTATACGCAGGGCTAA
- the rraA gene encoding ribonuclease E activity regulator RraA, whose protein sequence is MEYNTSELCDLFADSVDVVDPIFASYGGRDSFGGEITTIKCYEDRGLVDRVLAQPGSGKVLLIDGGGSSRRALLDAGSAQLAIDNDWEGIVCYGSVREVEALQDFDIGILAITSIPVNAESDSIGDVDVPVNFGGVTFLPEDHLYADSTGVILSPEPLDID, encoded by the coding sequence ATGGAATATAACACCTCTGAACTATGCGACTTGTTTGCTGACAGCGTTGACGTTGTCGATCCCATTTTCGCCAGCTACGGTGGCCGCGACTCGTTTGGCGGCGAAATCACCACCATTAAATGCTATGAAGACAGAGGCCTGGTAGACCGGGTGCTGGCACAGCCTGGCTCAGGCAAAGTGTTGCTGATTGACGGTGGCGGCTCGTCCCGACGCGCGCTGCTGGATGCCGGTTCGGCGCAGTTAGCCATTGATAACGACTGGGAAGGCATTGTGTGCTACGGCAGTGTGCGCGAAGTCGAAGCACTGCAGGATTTTGATATCGGTATTTTAGCCATCACCTCAATTCCGGTTAATGCAGAAAGTGACAGCATTGGCGATGTGGATGTGCCGGTGAATTTTGGCGGTGTGACCTTCCTGCCAGAAGATCACCTGTACGCCGACAGCACGGGCGTTATCCTGTCGCCCGAGCCGCTGGATATTGATTAA